A stretch of the Nicotiana tabacum cultivar K326 chromosome 6, ASM71507v2, whole genome shotgun sequence genome encodes the following:
- the LOC142181736 gene encoding uncharacterized protein LOC142181736, with amino-acid sequence MGSLAHIAPAKRLLAKDIQRLEDTGIRLSVGNSEALLACAQAKSSLVERIKATQYEDERLCKYKDEALSGKSKDMIVGSDGVLRMGDRLCVADVDGLRHAILKEAHNTKYIIYPGSTKMYHDLKQFFWWEGMKKDVANFVSSCVTCQ; translated from the coding sequence atggggagtttggcacatATAGCCCCTGCAAAGAGACTTTTGGCCAAAGATATACAGAGACTAGAAGATACAGGTATCAGATTAAGTGTCGGAAATTCAGAGGCATTGTTGGCTTGTGCTCAAGCTAAGTCTTCATTAGTTGAGCGTATTAAGGCCACCCAATACGAGGATGAACGATTATGCAAATACAAGGATGAGGCCTTATCTGGTAAAAGCAAGGATATGATTGTTGGAAGTGATGGTGTTCTTCGAATGGGTGATAGGCTATGTGTAGCAGACGTAGATGGGTTGAGACATGCTATTCTTAAAGAAGCTCACAACACTAAATACATTATATATCCTGGATCCACAAAAATGTACCATGACCTGAAGCAATTTTTTTGGTGGGAAggtatgaagaaagatgttgctaacTTTGTTTCTAGTTGTGTGACTTGTCAGTAG